One genomic region from Anabaena sp. PCC 7108 encodes:
- a CDS encoding HupE/UreJ family protein, whose product MFKIPLTASSNLRKLPVSRQYRHIGAIAALVLISLLSSSGGVPVAHTISNSWEGLIWGIADPVIALDRLAGIVAIGLLAARFGRGAWIGASFVIAALCGQIIHLYQLNLLGTEIAIAIFTIAFGIILVQQIQLSWLVIAIVSAAAGLFQGYADGESILGAGIVTVVTYIIGVTLTQSVIFLCSRESGAIMGGKEIQPILASKIRWAGLAFCGIGIVFLGKSFI is encoded by the coding sequence AACTACCCGTATCCAGACAGTACAGACACATTGGAGCGATCGCAGCTTTAGTCCTCATTAGTCTACTAAGTTCATCAGGTGGAGTACCAGTTGCACACACTATTTCCAACTCATGGGAAGGGTTAATTTGGGGTATAGCTGATCCAGTTATTGCCTTAGACAGGTTAGCTGGTATAGTTGCCATTGGCTTACTGGCTGCCAGATTTGGACGTGGTGCTTGGATAGGTGCATCTTTTGTGATAGCTGCTTTGTGTGGACAAATAATTCATTTGTACCAACTAAATTTACTAGGTACAGAAATAGCGATCGCTATTTTTACTATCGCTTTTGGCATCATTTTAGTCCAGCAAATTCAACTTAGTTGGTTAGTGATTGCCATAGTCAGTGCGGCGGCTGGTTTATTTCAGGGTTATGCTGATGGTGAATCAATCCTTGGTGCAGGAATAGTAACTGTAGTTACTTATATTATTGGTGTCACCTTAACTCAAAGTGTGATTTTTCTCTGTTCTAGAGAAAGTGGTGCAATTATGGGTGGAAAAGAAATTCAGCCAATATTAGCAAGTAAAATTCGCTGGGCTGGTTTAGCTTTTTGTGGTATTGGGATTGTATTTTTAGGTAAATCATTCATTTAA